The DNA window AGCTTCAAATCTGAAACACAGAAagcaagaagatttttttttctttcaagttagaACATGTATATCAGTATATACATCTTGTGTGGCAAGAACtatcatacaaaataaataaaatgatttgcgTAAAGGGTATTCATTAATGAAAAACTATGGGATTAAGAACATACTTGGACAATAAAACTTGCTTTGATGAGATAAGTCACCAGACTCATGGCAGCAATGAATTCAAACTACAGTTCTTATTAAGAAACCAGACTATCGAATTCTACAAGAAATTTTTGGCATATTTTCAAGCTTCAAGAAgaaatgaaattcaaagaaaactaagataaaaatgataaaaaaaaaacacttagatAACTTTTTGACAAATGTCTAGAAAGAGTGGTGGTGATGAGAGGGGGGGAAAGTAACTCATAAAATTGCTGTTTAAGGCAAGACTCGTGTTAATTCGATGGCCATGAACCAAAAAACGAAGAATTGATCGAAGTTTTCGGTATAGGAATGAAGAGGAATGGGCCATTACTGAACACACTAAATTTAGGAAGGTTTTAACAAGTCTTTCTTCTGTATTCTATTATGAATGAAAGGCTATATGTTTTGGTGGCATGCATGGTTCTTGTTGACTTTGCTGGTGCCTGCTGACTACTCGGATGAGAAAATGGTTAGCCTGTGTATTCCCTCTGTAAACAACTATCTATATATAGGGTCCCTTTTTTGGCCGGAAGGTTCTTTTaggtcccttttcttttctaaacatACTAGTCCATACCATATATAATTAAGCATTGAGGGTAATTTCTgaacaaatcaattttaactCCTAGCTTAAAATATGAAGTACATGGTTAATCATTATAAGCTAACAGAgtttagataattaattaacaggTCAAttaagaagtgggggcaaagtGTTTATGCAGGGTGAAAGAAAAAATCGCCAAGTACACCATCTCACATACATGGATCTTGTAGGGTTCTCAAGAGATACCGGAAGAAAATGATTATCCATCTCTTTTGCACCTTATGTGAATCCCGGGATATTGAAGAATATCCAAGAAGGCATTTAGGGAATCGATTTGACTATATCTCTGTTCGTTCCATTTGAAGTCCATTTGAATAAAGGAAGGATCCCAAAAGATCGATCTCTTGCGTATTACAATTTCTGTATTCCTCGAGAAATGAAATCTATAAAGAATTGAACCATGCTTCATACTAAGAAAGATAATAATACGTTGAAAGTTATTGTGTCAACTTGACACAAGTTGTTCATTCACGGTATTCTAAAGGTGATTTGTTTGTCAAACTCTTACTTTTCTCTTACGatcattaagatttttataaataaaaatttaccgCGGGTTTGGCAAACATACCATACCTAAAAAACATGGACTTTATAGTCAGTCGAGTCCAATGTAATATATATCTGGCGAACATATCAAACTCAAAGAACTTGAACTTGACAGTCACCCAAGTCAAGTTAATGTAGATCTGATAAGCATGTCATACCCAAAGAACTTGAACTTGACAGTCCGCTAACTCCAAGGTAACGTGGATATgaaaaacatgtcaaacccaaaGTATACTAAACCCAGAGAACGTAGACTTGACAGACAACCAAGCTCAAAACAACATAGGTTTAACAAGCATGCGCTAGATCCAATGAACTTGAACTTAGCAAACAGTCAAGCTCAAGATAACATGGGTCTCGCAAGCACGCCAAACCCAAGGAATTTGGACTTGAAAGTCAGCAGAGTCTAAGGTAACGTGAGTTTGGCAAGCATGCCAGACTCAAGAAACTTAGACTTAAAAGTCAGCCAAGTCCAAGATAAACATGGGTCTGACAAACATATCAGACCCATAGTATTTGGGATTGATAGTCAACTAAGCCTAAGGTAACGTGGGTCTGACAAGCATGTCAGACCCAAAAAACTTGGACATTACCAAGTTCTAAAGCTATATGTCTGATCTTGAACGATCctctacaataaaaatattaaagatatgaTAAACTGTCATGTCTATACTCATAGGTGTATATAAGATCTTTGAAGGGACCTATCATATGTActatctcattaatgatatgtaagagatatttgtcTCTCATTAATGTTGCCGAAAACAGAGGACTTTTCATTCTTTCCCTTCTCTAAAAATGACAAGGTTCAAAGAGTATAAATACCCCCTGAACCATCCAGGTAAAAGGTCAGAACTTTTTATCTCTTAAGATACGGATATATAGATTTCATAGCATTAACCAACTAAAAACTTAAGAACAAATATctttattctttgaatttaaagctcttttaagtcatttattgttttaagtCAATTATTATATTTCCTATAAATATACCGACTTTATCATCAGATGGTCTTTAAATCTCCCGATTGGAACTTTTTTTGCAGGTACTCAAGCTTCTATCATAAACTTGAAATTCCttatgttaagaaaaaagaaatccaaatacTTGAATTAACCACTTTCTCAAACactaaataacattttatttacatattttagattttgagaCATCATCACATTTAATTCTATAAATACAACTGTTCTATCTTTGCCAATGTGATTAATGGGGGTATTTGCAGCTAGTCCATATCCTCTCTCTCAAATTTTCGATCAACTCTGATCTCCCCCTTCTCtgtatatttgtttcttttttcgtGATGCTTGATCTAAAATATTGCTCATTCTTTAAGATAAACTCTTCACGGCCCttttttcttggcttttttAAGAACCACGGATATACAggttacataaaaattatttcatgtaGGTGTTGTAGTGATCAGGATTCAGGAATCAAGAGAGAATGTCAAGAAATCACATTTCAATGAggataataaaatgaaatggtGAATTTGCTATCACTAAAAATTGCAAATACCAGGGCAAAATGTGATCAAACTTCCTGAGGAGGTGATCAACTAAAACTGGAAagaatcaaagaaattaaaaaaaatccaagcaaaCAATAATTCAAGGTCCTGACGAACTTCAATCACCATTGACTATGGCTCATCAAGCTTTCAAATTGTCCATTCCAACACTAGCCTGCAGCAGGTCCGAAATCGTGTATCAGCGCAAACACAAAACCACGGGATGCTTAATGCAAGTCCAGTCAAACCTCAAACGTTAAAACCAATAATTTATTTGCTAAATCTTACGAGGAACTTGTGATTCTCTTCCAATAAAGGTGAGAACCTTCCACAGAAATCTTCAATGTCAGAAACATCATCTCCTTTGACACCCACTACACTCATAAACTTCTTCCTATCCGGAGCCAACTTCAAGGCAACCTGCATCCAGTTGATTGGatttcaataacaatgaaaaCCAGTAGTGAAATGTACAATGCATTAAGATTTAGTGCAATTGTAtcttatttcaagaaaatttaaaacaaaatagagaaCATTTTCACTAGAAATTTCTTTCACAAAAGTTCTACAGTTGCATATGCATTTTTAGAtgcaataaaagaagaagaaagcatgCATGCAACTTATGCCAATAGAAccatatatcaaaatcaagaacaTTGATGCTACAAGTGTTTACGCTAAAACTTGAACTAGCCAGCCAGCCATGCCATTTTTTCAGGGACTTGTCGTATGAATCAGTGCAAACTTGTGACATGCTCCAGTCCGGATGCACCATTAAGTTGCGGAACAGTTCTGACAAGAAATCCATGGCCCTATAGAAGTCAAACATATACTGTCTCAAACATGAAACATAAGAAATTGCacactcctgacagacaaaaaACGgtaatttttccaaataaaatacGGTGTTAGTGCTAACCTTG is part of the Populus trichocarpa isolate Nisqually-1 chromosome 2, P.trichocarpa_v4.1, whole genome shotgun sequence genome and encodes:
- the LOC7471953 gene encoding glycolipid transfer protein 1, giving the protein MEGNVFAEALEKMDHVKSPEGEILAKPFLDLCKTVLPVLDNFGPAMGPVKSDIGGNISRLETRYLSNQSEFNYLYRIVQSEIESKKAKSSSSCTNALLWLTRAMDFLSELFRNLMVHPDWSMSQVCTDSYDKSLKKWHGWLASSSFSVALKLAPDRKKFMSVVGVKGDDVSDIEDFCGRFSPLLEENHKFLASVGMDNLKA